From Stigmatopora nigra isolate UIUO_SnigA chromosome 5, RoL_Snig_1.1, whole genome shotgun sequence, a single genomic window includes:
- the LOC144196630 gene encoding mitochondrial coenzyme A transporter SLC25A42-like yields MAHRVHDHSNRLPVAQATVLTLPATGQAKDLMTRWTALESLLCGAFAGAVAKTAIAPLDRTKIIFQVSSNRFSAKEAFRLIYCSYVKDGLLSLWRGNSATMVRVMPYAAIQFCAHEQYKKALGGHYGFQGKALPPFPRFLAGSLAGTTATMLTYPLDMVRARMAVTAKEMYCNIMHVFVRISQEEGFKTLYRGFTPTILGVIPYAGITFFTYETLKNLHTERTKRAQPYTVERLAFGACAGLIGQSASYPLDVVRRRMQTAGVTGSASNTILGTLREIVSHEGVLRGLYKGLSMNWLKGPVAVGISFTTFDLMHSLLLKFHQMGLSTH; encoded by the exons ATGGCCCACCGTGTGCACGACCACTCGAACCGTTTGCCAGTTGCCCAGGCCACTGTTCTCACCCTGCCAGCTACTGGTCAAGCCAAG GACTTGATGACCAGATGGACGGCTCTGGAATCTCTTTTGTGTGGTGCATTCGCCGGGGCTGTCGCCAAAACTGCTATCGCACCCCTGGATCGCACTAAGATCATCTTTCAAG TGTCCTCAAATCGGTTTTCGGCTAAG GAGGCATTCCGACTCATCTACTGCTCATATGTGAAAGATGGTCTACTCAGCTTGTGGCGGGGGAACTCTGCCACCATGGTGAGGGTCATGCCTTACGCCGCCATCCAGTTCTGCGCCCATGAACAATACAAAAAAGCTTTAGGGGGTCACTACGGCTTCCAGGGAAA AGCCCTTCCACCCTTCCCGCGTTTCCTAGCCGGCTCGTTGGCAGGGACCACCGCCACCATGCTAACGTACCCACTAGACATGGTGCGAGCCCGAATGGCCGTTACGGCTAAAGAAAT GTACTGCAACATTATGCACGTTTTTGTGCGCATCTCCCAAGAGGAAGGTTTTAAGACCCTCTACAGAGGTTTTACACCCACCATACTAGGGGTCATTCCCTATGCTGGAATCACATTCTTCACCTATGAGACGCTTAAGAATCTTCACACAG AAAGGACAAAACGAGCTCAGCCTTACACAGTGGAGCGCCTAGCTTTTGGCGCATGCGCCGGCCTGATCGGACAATCAGCCTCGTACCCCCTGGACGTGGTCCGTCGCCGCATGCAGACGGCCGGCGTGACCGGCTCCGCCTCCAACACAATCTTGGGCACCTTGCGTGAGATTGTGAGCCACGAGGGCGTCTTGCGCGGACTTTACAAAGGTTTGAGCATGAACTGGCTCAAAGGGCCCGTGGCGGTGGGCATCAGCTTCACCACCTTTGACCTCATGCACAGCCTTCTCCTCAAATTTCACCAAATGGGCTTATCCACCCACTGA
- the mau2 gene encoding MAU2 chromatid cohesion factor homolog isoform X2, with translation MSRNASWNGTTQWYISQQVPQFEDVKFEAASILSELFCQQNLVDSAKPLLRKAIQISQQTPYWHCRLLFQLAQLHTLEKDLVSACDLLGVGAEYARVVGSEYTRALFLLSKGMLLLMERKLGEVHPLLTLCGTIVENWQGNPIQKESLRVFFLVLQVTHYLDAGQVKSVKPCLKQLQQCIQTISTLHDDEILPSNPADLFHWLPKEHMCVLVYLVTVMHSMQAGYLEKAQKYTDKALMQLEKLKMLDCSPILSTFQVILLEHIIMCRLVTGHKATALQEISQVCQLCQQSPRLFNNHAAQLHTLLGLYCISVNCMDNAEAQFTTALRLTTHQELWTYIVTNLASVYIREGNRHQELYSLLERINPDHNFPVSSHCLRAAAFYIRGLLSFFQGRYNEAKRFLRETLKMSNAEDLNRLTACSLVLLGHIFYVLGNHRESNNMVVPAMQLASKIPDMSVQLWSSALLKDLNKALGNPMDAHEAAQMHQNFSQQLLQDHIAACSLPEHNLISWTDGPPPVQIQAQNGPTTSLASLL, from the exons ATGAGTCGGAATGCCTCCTGGAATGGAACAACACAG tgGTACATTTCTCAGCAAGTCCCTCAGTTTGAAGATGTCAAGTTTGAGGCGGCAAGCATTTTATCTGAACTCTTCTGCCAACAG AATTTGGTGGACTCTGCAAAGCCTCTTCTGCGCAAGGCCATTCAAATTTCACAGCAAACACCATATTGGCACTGCAGATTGTTGTTCCAGCTGGCG CAACTTCATACACTGGAGAAAGACTTGGTGTCAGCGTGTGATTTGCTGGGAGTCGGAGCAGAGTACGCCCGAGTGGTGGGCTCGGAATACACCAG GGCGTTGTTTCTCCTCAGTAAAGGCATG TTGCTGCTAATGGAGAGAAAACTTGGCGAGGTACATCCCTTGCTTACACTTTGTGGCACCATTGTGGAGAACTGGCAGGGAAATCCCATCCAGAAGGAGTCCCTAAGGGTCTTCTTCTTGGTACTACAAGTCACACACTACCTGGATGCTGGGCAG GTGAAAAGTGTGAAGCCTTGTTTGAAGCAGCTGCAACAATGTATCCAGACTATCTCCACACTCCACGACGACGAGATTCTTCCCAGCAATCCAGCTGACCTTTTCCATTGGCTCCCAAAGGAGCACATGTGTGTCCTTGTTTATCTG GTGACAGTGATGCACTCCATGCAAGCAGGCTACTTGGAGAAAGCACAGAAATACACAGACAAGGCGCTAATGCAACtagaaaaactaaaaa TGTTGGACTGCAGCCCCATCCTTTCTACCTTTCAAGTCATTCTACTGGAGCATATCATCATGTGCAGGCTCGTCACAGGCCACAAGGCCACTGCCCTACAGGAG ATCTCACAGGTGTGTCAGCTTTGCCAGCAGTCTCCCAGGTTATTCAACAACCATGCTGCCCAGCTCCACACTTTATTA GGTCTCTACTGTATCTCGGTAAACTGTATGGATAATGCAGAAGCACAGTTTACTACTGCTTTGCGG CTCACCACACACCAGGAACTGTGGACTTACATTGTCACCAACTTGGCCAGCGTTTACATTAGAGAAGGCAACCGACATCAAGAG TTGTACAGTCTCTTGGAAAGAATAAACCCAGACCACAACTTTCCAGTCAG CTCGCATTGCCTCCGTGCGGCTGCATTTTACATCCGGGGCCTGTTGTCCTTCTTCCAAGGCCGTTACAACGAAGccaa GCGCTTCTTAAGAGAAACTTTAAAGATGTCTAATGCTGAGGACCTAAACAGACTGACTGCGTGCTCATTGGTTCTGCTGGGACACATTTTTTACGTGTTGGGAAACCACAGA GAAAGCAACAACATGGTGGTACCTGCCATGCAACTTGCTAGCAAGATCCCTGACATGTCTGTGCAGCTTTGGTCCTCTGCGCTTTTGAAAG ATCTGAACAAAGCACTTGGGAACCCTATGGATGCCCACGAAGCAGCCCAGATGCACCAAAATTTCTCCCAACAGCTTCTGCAAGACCACATTGCTGCCTGCAGCCTCCCAGAGCACAACCTCATCAGT TGGACTGATGGCCCACCACCTGTCCAAATCCAAGCCCAGAACGGTCCCACCACCAGCCTTGCAAGCCTGCTATGA
- the mau2 gene encoding MAU2 chromatid cohesion factor homolog isoform X1 — MASNVEAPERWYLALLGFAEHFRTSSPPKIRLCVHCLQAVFQFKPPQRIEARTHLQLGSVLYHHTKNSDLASSHLEKAWYISQQVPQFEDVKFEAASILSELFCQQNLVDSAKPLLRKAIQISQQTPYWHCRLLFQLAQLHTLEKDLVSACDLLGVGAEYARVVGSEYTRALFLLSKGMLLLMERKLGEVHPLLTLCGTIVENWQGNPIQKESLRVFFLVLQVTHYLDAGQVKSVKPCLKQLQQCIQTISTLHDDEILPSNPADLFHWLPKEHMCVLVYLVTVMHSMQAGYLEKAQKYTDKALMQLEKLKMLDCSPILSTFQVILLEHIIMCRLVTGHKATALQEISQVCQLCQQSPRLFNNHAAQLHTLLGLYCISVNCMDNAEAQFTTALRLTTHQELWTYIVTNLASVYIREGNRHQELYSLLERINPDHNFPVSSHCLRAAAFYIRGLLSFFQGRYNEAKRFLRETLKMSNAEDLNRLTACSLVLLGHIFYVLGNHRESNNMVVPAMQLASKIPDMSVQLWSSALLKDLNKALGNPMDAHEAAQMHQNFSQQLLQDHIAACSLPEHNLISWTDGPPPVQIQAQNGPTTSLASLL; from the exons ATGGCGTCAAACGTAGAAGCCCCGGAGCGCTGGTACCTCGCCCTACTTGGCTTCGCAGAGCATTTCCGAACCTCGAGTCCACCCAAAATCCGCCTTTGCGTGCATTGTCTCCAAGCAGTATTCCAGTTCAAGCCGCCACAGAGGATAGAGGCCCGCACGCATCTTCAACTGGGCTCGGTTCTCTACCATCACACCAAGAACAGCGATCTGGCCAGCAGCCACCTGGAGAAGGCG tgGTACATTTCTCAGCAAGTCCCTCAGTTTGAAGATGTCAAGTTTGAGGCGGCAAGCATTTTATCTGAACTCTTCTGCCAACAG AATTTGGTGGACTCTGCAAAGCCTCTTCTGCGCAAGGCCATTCAAATTTCACAGCAAACACCATATTGGCACTGCAGATTGTTGTTCCAGCTGGCG CAACTTCATACACTGGAGAAAGACTTGGTGTCAGCGTGTGATTTGCTGGGAGTCGGAGCAGAGTACGCCCGAGTGGTGGGCTCGGAATACACCAG GGCGTTGTTTCTCCTCAGTAAAGGCATG TTGCTGCTAATGGAGAGAAAACTTGGCGAGGTACATCCCTTGCTTACACTTTGTGGCACCATTGTGGAGAACTGGCAGGGAAATCCCATCCAGAAGGAGTCCCTAAGGGTCTTCTTCTTGGTACTACAAGTCACACACTACCTGGATGCTGGGCAG GTGAAAAGTGTGAAGCCTTGTTTGAAGCAGCTGCAACAATGTATCCAGACTATCTCCACACTCCACGACGACGAGATTCTTCCCAGCAATCCAGCTGACCTTTTCCATTGGCTCCCAAAGGAGCACATGTGTGTCCTTGTTTATCTG GTGACAGTGATGCACTCCATGCAAGCAGGCTACTTGGAGAAAGCACAGAAATACACAGACAAGGCGCTAATGCAACtagaaaaactaaaaa TGTTGGACTGCAGCCCCATCCTTTCTACCTTTCAAGTCATTCTACTGGAGCATATCATCATGTGCAGGCTCGTCACAGGCCACAAGGCCACTGCCCTACAGGAG ATCTCACAGGTGTGTCAGCTTTGCCAGCAGTCTCCCAGGTTATTCAACAACCATGCTGCCCAGCTCCACACTTTATTA GGTCTCTACTGTATCTCGGTAAACTGTATGGATAATGCAGAAGCACAGTTTACTACTGCTTTGCGG CTCACCACACACCAGGAACTGTGGACTTACATTGTCACCAACTTGGCCAGCGTTTACATTAGAGAAGGCAACCGACATCAAGAG TTGTACAGTCTCTTGGAAAGAATAAACCCAGACCACAACTTTCCAGTCAG CTCGCATTGCCTCCGTGCGGCTGCATTTTACATCCGGGGCCTGTTGTCCTTCTTCCAAGGCCGTTACAACGAAGccaa GCGCTTCTTAAGAGAAACTTTAAAGATGTCTAATGCTGAGGACCTAAACAGACTGACTGCGTGCTCATTGGTTCTGCTGGGACACATTTTTTACGTGTTGGGAAACCACAGA GAAAGCAACAACATGGTGGTACCTGCCATGCAACTTGCTAGCAAGATCCCTGACATGTCTGTGCAGCTTTGGTCCTCTGCGCTTTTGAAAG ATCTGAACAAAGCACTTGGGAACCCTATGGATGCCCACGAAGCAGCCCAGATGCACCAAAATTTCTCCCAACAGCTTCTGCAAGACCACATTGCTGCCTGCAGCCTCCCAGAGCACAACCTCATCAGT TGGACTGATGGCCCACCACCTGTCCAAATCCAAGCCCAGAACGGTCCCACCACCAGCCTTGCAAGCCTGCTATGA
- the gatad2ab gene encoding GATA zinc finger domain containing 2Ab: MSATMSEEVVRQTRSQKRAMEKDSPVVDMDSKRVKLEKGDSDGSPLSQNATEAEGITLKSEQTAKIAASILKTGEVKATIKLEVQTGDEPVDMSTSKSEIKQERQPASPDDVIVLSDNESPSPLVNGHCFTKADTEKLMKSSPEEREQIIKHLKEELRLQEAKLVLLKKLRQSQIQKESSAQKVSGSVANPPPLVRGSITSSKGPLQVMGRSSGTVIPPPLVRGGQHIPSKHGSQTTMPPLVRGAQPVYVTPQQIASLRHHHHHQQQQQHGGSGPPPLLLAPRASVPNVQIQGQRIIQQGLIRVANVANSNILVNIPQASPTGLKGSSSSPNSGINDSPASRQAAAKLALRKQLEKTLLEIPPPTPPATEFNFLPSAANNEFIYLLGLEEVVQKLLDMLGRGNLGPTAGLSSSIPKEPYTCTQCKTDFTSRWRKEKSGTILCNQCMSSNQKKFLKTRHTIRLKGAFVQALRQEQEIEERILQQATTSSASTVSKSTSSSPSMSKSEVVASHHYKQVRSTVPHRSASGHHSAIKQLQSAVTAAALGSRPSKHVTSRPLQQGVKVSAGGSNSNQGNATAWRKSSSNAGVTMAYVNPSLSAHKTTTSVERQREYLLDMIPSRSISQAANTWK; the protein is encoded by the exons ATGAGTGCAACCATGTCAGAGGAGGTGGTGCGTCAAACCCGCAGCCAGAAAAGGGCCATGGAGAAGGACAGCCCGGTGGTAGACATGGACTCTAAACGGGTCAAACTTGAAAAGGGGGACTCTGACGGGAGCCCCCTAAGCCAGAATGCTACCGAAGCAGAGGGCATCACGCTAAAGAGTGAGCAGACGGCGAAGATCGCAGCCAGCATCCTAAAGACTGGGGAGGTGAAGGCCACTATCAAGCTGGAGGTGCAGACGGGAGATGAACCTGTTGATATGAGCACATCTAAAAG CGAAATCAAGCAAGAACGCCAGCCAGCATCACCTGACGACGTGATCGTATTGTCTGATAACGAATCACCCAGTCCCCTCGTGAATGGACACTGCTTTACCAAGGCGGACACAGAAAAACTCATG AAGAGTTCTCCCGAGGAACGGGAGCAAATCATCAAGCACCTCAAAGAAGAACTACGACTACAAGAAGCCAAGTTAGTGCTGCTTAAGAAACTACGACAGAGCCAGATCCAAAAGGAGAGCTCAGCTCAAAAG GTGTCTGGTTCTGTGGCAAATCCTCCACCTTTGGTGAGAGGTAGCATTACATCAAGCAAAGGACCCTTACAG GTAATGGGTCGCAGCTCAGGCACAGTGATCCCTCCGCCACTGGTGCGGGGTGGTCAACACATCCCGTCCAAACACGGTTCTCAAACCACGATGCCACCCCTGGTCAGAGGAGC TCAACCCGTTTATGTGACTCCCCAGCAGATCGCAAGCCTgcgtcaccaccaccaccatcaacaacagcagcagcatggCGGCTCGGGCCCTCCTCCTCTGCTACTGGCTCCTCGAGCCTCGGTGCCCAACGTCCAGATCCAGGGACAGCGGATCATTCAACAAGGCCTAATTCGGGTGGCTAATGTGGCCAACAGTAATATCTTGGTCAATATCCCTCAG GCATCTCCAACGGGTCTGAAAGGGTCCTCGTCGTCGCCCAACTCTGGCATCAACGACTCGCCTGCCAGTCGGCAGGCGGCCGCCAAGCTGGCTCTTCGCAAGCAGTTGGAAAAAACCCTGTTAGAAATCCCGCCTCCCACACCTCCCGCCACCGAGTTCAACTTCCTGCCTTCAGCCGCCAACAATGAGTTTATCTACTTGTTGGGTTTGGAGGAAGTGGTGCAAAAACTCTTGGACATGCTCGGCAGAG GCAATCTAGGCCCAACAGCCGGCTTGTCAAGCTCCATCCCCAAAGAACCGTACACCTGTACCCAGTGTAAAACAGATTTCACCTCACGCTGGAGGAAAGAAAAGTCCGGAACCATCCTGTGTAACCAGTGCATGTCGTCCAATCAAAAGAAGTTCCTGAAGACCAGGCACACCATTCGCCTGAAGGGCGCCTTTGTCCAGGCCTTGCGTCAAGAACAAGAAATCGAAGAACGCATCCTCCAGCAGGCCACCACTTCCTCGGCCTCCACCGTTTCCAAAAGCACCTCGTCCTCTCCTTCCATGTCCAAAAGCGAAGTGGTGGCTTCTCACCATTATAAGCAGGTCCGGTCTACCGTGCCGCACAGATCGGCCTCGGGGCATCACTCTGCTATCAAGCAG TTGCAGAGCGCCGTGACGGCGGCAGCCTTAGGCAGCAGGCCGAGTAAGCACGTCACGTCACGCCCGCTACAGCAGGGGGTGAAGGTCAGCGCTGGTGGCAGCAATAGTAACCAGGGCAACGCCACTGCCTGGAGGAAAAGCAGTAGCAATGCAG GCGTGACAATGGCCTACGTGAACCCCAGCTTGTCCGCCCACAAGACCACCACATCTGTGGAGCGCCAGCGGGAGTACCTGTTGGACATGATCCCTTCCCGCTCCATCTCCCAAGCAGCCAACACATGGAAATAA